One window from the genome of Rhodopirellula halodulae encodes:
- a CDS encoding SAM-dependent methyltransferase codes for MMCCAHGAEGLVKEQIAREGWRLAFSRPGFVTAKHDQPRQSPTGVFIRTTAKSLGSAKGDHSSQLIEKLKAAIANETVAFDQLHVWPRDRTAIGKFDFEPGIDEVSAAVADEIFQGLNDLHVATGGTPILKCTEPNQIAESGERVLDVVLVDPSQWFFGMHEATTLPTRWPGGVQPVQPAYEPISRAYFKAAESIAWSGFDMRPGDLAVEVGSAPGGACGRLLEMGMDVIGVDPAEMDPRINNHPRFIHYPARAGDLPRRVFRGAKWLLVDSTVKPDATLSTVRNMIDSRETDFRGLLITMKLGQYDNAENLNRWCDFIRSWGVKRLEVRQLARNRCEVCAAVTV; via the coding sequence ATGATGTGCTGCGCGCACGGTGCGGAAGGCTTAGTCAAAGAACAAATCGCTCGCGAAGGTTGGCGCCTCGCCTTTTCTCGTCCGGGATTTGTGACCGCGAAACATGATCAACCACGACAGTCTCCCACCGGGGTGTTCATCCGCACGACCGCCAAATCGCTGGGGTCAGCCAAAGGAGACCACTCGTCCCAATTGATCGAAAAATTGAAAGCAGCAATCGCGAATGAAACGGTAGCCTTTGACCAACTGCATGTTTGGCCTCGCGACCGAACCGCGATCGGGAAATTTGATTTTGAACCCGGCATCGACGAAGTCTCCGCAGCCGTCGCCGATGAAATTTTCCAAGGCCTCAACGATCTGCACGTGGCGACTGGCGGCACTCCGATATTGAAGTGCACCGAACCCAACCAAATCGCGGAAAGCGGTGAACGGGTGTTGGACGTTGTGTTGGTGGATCCGTCACAGTGGTTCTTTGGGATGCACGAAGCCACCACTTTACCAACGCGATGGCCGGGTGGCGTGCAACCGGTGCAGCCCGCCTACGAACCGATCTCCCGAGCCTACTTCAAAGCCGCCGAGTCCATCGCATGGAGCGGATTTGACATGCGGCCGGGCGATTTGGCCGTGGAAGTTGGCAGCGCTCCCGGTGGAGCTTGCGGACGACTGCTCGAAATGGGAATGGACGTGATCGGTGTCGACCCCGCCGAGATGGACCCGCGAATCAACAACCACCCGCGATTCATTCATTACCCAGCGCGGGCCGGGGACCTACCCCGACGTGTTTTTCGCGGGGCCAAATGGCTGCTGGTGGATTCAACCGTCAAACCCGACGCCACGCTGAGCACGGTCCGTAATATGATCGACAGCCGCGAAACCGATTTTCGAGGCTTGCTGATCACAATGAAGCTCGGCCAGTACGACAACGCCGAGAACCTCAATCGGTGGTGTGACTTCATTCGCTCGTGGGGTGTCAAGCGATTGGAAGTTCGGCAACTCGCACGAAATCGTTGTGAGGTTTGTGCAGCGGTAACCGTCTAA
- a CDS encoding glycosyltransferase family 9 protein yields the protein MSLESPSSMRVLLSQSGDLSDCILTLPMACSLRDHFPDATIAMAVSVEGADFLNSHAAIDEVIQLPTRWNRSPRGIRSVKQQLTASSFDVAIDCHDTFVSALACQLSGAERRIGWDTGPTFAPRRGLLNELVTPVFHHVVDQRLELLTPLSIDRPRARFDWPVSSEDHRWAMRYRHQWAGRDLVLMDTGRVSTSVGWMFDRYAATARYIADRYGMHTIVTWRSFEERLKAEQVVSCAAGTATLAPDLTLDLTAALCPLVHAVIAEDTPVLHAAVAAGANVVGLYGEPEGPLSPSARGPYQMEAFAMQPAAQTAFGRGGLNRREAIQRIGVEHVCQWLDKIQAADVARAA from the coding sequence ATGTCGCTTGAGTCTCCTTCTTCCATGCGCGTTCTGCTCAGCCAATCGGGCGATTTGTCGGATTGCATTTTGACGCTGCCCATGGCGTGCTCCCTTCGCGATCATTTTCCGGACGCCACCATTGCAATGGCTGTCTCGGTCGAAGGGGCGGACTTTCTGAATAGCCATGCTGCGATCGATGAAGTGATTCAGTTGCCAACGCGATGGAACCGATCCCCGCGTGGAATTCGTTCCGTGAAACAGCAACTGACGGCGAGCAGCTTCGACGTGGCCATCGATTGTCACGATACCTTTGTGTCCGCGTTGGCATGCCAGTTGTCAGGCGCCGAGCGACGAATCGGATGGGATACCGGCCCGACCTTCGCGCCGCGACGAGGTTTGTTGAATGAATTGGTGACTCCGGTGTTTCACCACGTCGTCGATCAACGTTTGGAGTTGTTGACGCCTCTGTCGATCGATCGGCCGCGTGCCCGATTTGATTGGCCGGTCAGCAGTGAAGACCATCGTTGGGCAATGCGTTACCGGCACCAGTGGGCCGGTCGAGATTTGGTGTTGATGGACACCGGTCGCGTGTCGACTTCCGTTGGATGGATGTTTGACCGTTACGCAGCAACGGCCAGGTACATCGCGGACCGCTACGGGATGCACACGATCGTGACTTGGCGTTCATTCGAAGAACGACTGAAGGCGGAGCAGGTGGTTTCGTGTGCCGCCGGAACCGCGACGCTGGCTCCGGATTTGACCCTCGATTTGACCGCCGCGCTCTGTCCATTGGTTCACGCGGTCATCGCGGAAGACACGCCCGTTTTGCACGCTGCGGTAGCCGCGGGAGCGAACGTCGTTGGTCTGTACGGTGAACCGGAAGGCCCCCTGTCGCCCTCCGCTCGTGGCCCTTATCAAATGGAAGCTTTCGCGATGCAACCGGCCGCACAAACCGCTTTTGGCCGAGGCGGATTGAATCGTCGCGAAGCCATTCAACGCATTGGCGTCGAACACGTTTGCCAATGGTTGGACAAAATTCAGGCTGCGGACGTCGCGCGAGCCGCTTAA
- the mnmG gene encoding tRNA uridine-5-carboxymethylaminomethyl(34) synthesis enzyme MnmG: MFRTSAFPDCGLQPLTANKPQNRYDYDVVVIGAGHAGTEAAAAAARVGAKTVLLTTNLDTVGQMSCNPAIGGVAKGQIVREVDALGGLMGEAIDATGIQFRMLNRRKGPAMHSPRAQADKKAYQNFIKFRIENQDNLDLRQEVVEDLITEPIAEGSDRLATQRVIGVQVRGDAAYYARTVILTTGTFLQAIMHTGKSQSAGGRAGEGTTAGLSGALHRLGFTLDRFKTGTPPRLNARTIDYAGLEEQPGDEDPQPFSYLNDAITSPQMACHIAHTNEQVHDLIRANLDRAPMYSGQIDSRGPRYCPSIEDKVVRFADKSSHQLFLEPEGRQNCEVYVNGISTSLPRDVQDAMFRCIPGLEKATIMRYGYAVEYDFSPPTQLWPHLESKAVSGLFFAGQINGTTGYEEAAGQGLLAGLNAARLVAAQTPWVPSRQDAYVGVLVDDLVTSGTDEPYRMFTSRAEYRLLLRQDNADRRLTQQADELGLIDAARRERFQNKRRDIERGNELLKAAKIQPPTGPVVRGDVYLRRPEVTWESLREQVPELGEIGKEAAEQCMIDIKYAGYIDRQQAEVHKQSRHAEKSIPVSFDYDRIGPLRTEAKEKLNRVRPINLGQAKRISGITPADLALVLAHLENHYLSQTNSKTNPSSAITSSDAT, translated from the coding sequence GTGTTTCGAACATCGGCGTTTCCCGACTGTGGACTTCAACCATTGACCGCGAACAAACCTCAAAATCGTTACGACTACGACGTCGTTGTGATCGGAGCCGGTCACGCGGGAACCGAAGCCGCCGCCGCTGCGGCGCGTGTCGGAGCCAAAACGGTGTTGCTGACCACCAACCTGGACACGGTCGGTCAGATGTCATGCAATCCGGCCATCGGCGGTGTCGCGAAAGGACAAATCGTCCGTGAAGTCGACGCGTTGGGCGGGTTGATGGGAGAAGCCATCGACGCCACCGGAATTCAGTTTCGGATGTTGAACCGCCGCAAAGGGCCTGCGATGCACAGCCCGCGTGCTCAAGCCGACAAGAAGGCCTATCAGAACTTCATCAAGTTCCGCATCGAAAACCAGGACAACTTGGATCTGCGGCAAGAGGTCGTGGAAGACCTCATTACCGAACCCATCGCGGAGGGAAGCGATCGGCTGGCAACCCAGCGCGTTATCGGCGTCCAAGTTCGTGGCGACGCGGCGTACTATGCCAGAACCGTGATCCTGACGACGGGAACGTTTTTGCAAGCCATCATGCACACCGGCAAATCACAAAGTGCCGGCGGCCGAGCGGGTGAAGGCACGACGGCGGGACTCAGCGGTGCGCTGCATCGCCTGGGCTTCACCTTGGATCGTTTCAAAACCGGAACGCCCCCCCGGCTCAACGCACGAACAATCGACTACGCCGGTTTAGAAGAACAACCCGGTGACGAGGACCCGCAACCCTTCAGCTATCTCAATGACGCGATCACCTCGCCACAGATGGCTTGCCACATCGCTCACACCAACGAGCAAGTGCATGACCTGATCCGAGCCAACTTGGATCGTGCTCCGATGTATAGCGGACAAATCGATTCGCGAGGCCCGCGTTATTGCCCATCCATCGAAGACAAAGTCGTTCGATTCGCGGACAAATCGAGTCATCAGTTGTTCCTGGAACCCGAGGGACGCCAGAACTGCGAAGTCTATGTCAACGGCATCTCAACCAGCCTGCCACGCGACGTGCAAGACGCGATGTTTCGGTGCATTCCCGGTTTGGAAAAAGCCACCATCATGCGTTATGGCTACGCGGTGGAATACGACTTCAGCCCGCCGACGCAGCTTTGGCCGCACTTGGAATCCAAAGCCGTGAGCGGACTGTTCTTTGCCGGCCAAATCAATGGAACAACCGGCTATGAAGAAGCCGCCGGGCAAGGGTTGTTGGCCGGATTGAATGCCGCTCGATTGGTCGCAGCCCAAACACCTTGGGTGCCCTCCCGACAAGATGCCTATGTTGGCGTGCTGGTCGATGACCTGGTCACCAGTGGCACCGACGAGCCTTATCGCATGTTCACCAGCCGCGCCGAATATCGCCTGCTGCTGCGACAAGACAACGCTGATCGCCGCTTGACGCAACAAGCGGACGAATTGGGTTTGATTGATGCCGCACGTCGCGAGCGGTTCCAGAACAAACGACGAGACATCGAACGCGGCAACGAACTCTTGAAGGCGGCCAAGATCCAACCGCCTACCGGTCCCGTTGTTCGCGGTGACGTTTATTTGCGTCGCCCGGAAGTGACCTGGGAATCCTTGCGGGAGCAGGTACCAGAACTCGGTGAGATCGGAAAAGAAGCCGCCGAGCAGTGCATGATCGATATCAAGTACGCGGGCTACATCGATCGACAGCAAGCCGAAGTCCACAAGCAATCGCGACACGCGGAAAAGTCGATCCCGGTCTCCTTCGACTATGACCGTATCGGGCCGCTGCGCACGGAAGCGAAAGAGAAACTCAACCGAGTGCGTCCGATCAACTTGGGCCAAGCCAAACGGATCAGCGGCATCACTCCCGCCGACCTCGCGTTGGTGCTGGCTCACTTGGAAAATCATTATCTGTCGCAAACCAACTCCAAGACGAATCCTTCCTCTGCCATCACATCATCGGACGCGACTTGA
- a CDS encoding aldehyde dehydrogenase family protein: MITLNPLRWGKQYDSLDFNDVVHFDTGEPIARIGTVGGGIVGRDMRVAHKAREALLEVPTNELLQMCRKAAELFEKETLPVGDSQQTVDDFIHQQSASTGLPEHMCRSNMTKNSFVLSNMEQILDCLTRGLDLSILSNGYGEEGRGVTVSYQAQTPILGAILPNNSPGVHTLWLPAIPMQIGLALKPGSQEPWTPYRMVSAFIEAGVPSAAFGLYPGGHDAGGAIMAKTARSMIFGSAQTVAQHAGNPKVQPHGPGFSKILLGDDIVDDWEMFLDVMVESVLSNSGRSCINCSGIWASRHTKEIAAAIAERIGPVDVRPPSDPDAQLAAFTVPAMATGTHAMVQQDLAESGVTDMTAEYGEKLIEREHCAYLRPMVVHADSPDRGVASKEYMFPFVSVVECPQEQMLSRIGTTLVGTVITSDEKFIQDASRCVDIDRLNIGPLPTNRLNWLQPHEGNIIEFLFANRAYQIAPMPAAANV, encoded by the coding sequence ATGATCACACTGAATCCACTTCGTTGGGGAAAGCAATACGACTCCCTTGATTTCAATGATGTCGTTCACTTCGATACCGGCGAACCCATTGCCCGCATTGGCACCGTTGGCGGCGGCATCGTTGGCCGAGATATGCGTGTGGCTCACAAAGCCCGCGAAGCCTTGCTAGAAGTTCCTACCAACGAACTATTGCAGATGTGTCGCAAAGCGGCAGAGTTGTTTGAAAAGGAAACGCTCCCCGTTGGCGATTCCCAACAAACCGTTGATGACTTCATTCATCAGCAATCGGCCAGCACGGGACTTCCCGAACACATGTGCCGGTCCAACATGACCAAGAATAGTTTCGTGCTTAGCAACATGGAACAGATCCTTGATTGCCTGACACGCGGATTGGACCTGTCCATTCTCTCCAATGGGTACGGCGAAGAGGGTCGCGGGGTCACCGTCAGCTACCAAGCTCAGACACCCATCCTCGGTGCAATTCTGCCGAACAATTCGCCAGGTGTGCACACATTGTGGCTGCCCGCGATTCCGATGCAGATTGGTTTGGCCCTGAAGCCCGGTTCGCAGGAACCATGGACGCCCTACCGCATGGTGTCCGCTTTCATCGAAGCGGGCGTACCATCGGCTGCGTTCGGACTGTATCCCGGCGGGCACGATGCCGGGGGAGCCATCATGGCGAAAACAGCTCGCAGCATGATCTTCGGAAGTGCACAAACCGTCGCGCAACATGCCGGAAATCCGAAGGTTCAACCGCACGGACCTGGGTTCTCCAAGATCCTGTTGGGCGATGACATCGTCGATGACTGGGAAATGTTCTTGGACGTGATGGTGGAAAGCGTGTTGAGCAACTCAGGCCGCAGCTGCATCAATTGCTCAGGGATTTGGGCCAGCCGCCACACAAAAGAAATCGCAGCCGCCATCGCCGAGCGAATTGGCCCAGTCGATGTTCGCCCACCAAGCGATCCGGATGCACAACTGGCCGCATTCACCGTACCCGCCATGGCAACGGGCACGCACGCCATGGTGCAACAAGACCTAGCGGAAAGCGGCGTGACCGACATGACCGCTGAGTACGGTGAAAAGCTGATCGAACGTGAGCATTGTGCCTATCTGCGTCCGATGGTCGTTCACGCGGACTCGCCCGATCGTGGCGTGGCTTCGAAAGAGTACATGTTCCCATTCGTGAGCGTGGTGGAATGCCCACAAGAACAAATGCTCTCACGTATCGGCACAACACTCGTCGGAACCGTCATCACTTCTGACGAGAAGTTCATCCAAGATGCTTCGCGTTGCGTCGACATCGATCGGTTGAACATCGGCCCCTTGCCAACGAACCGACTGAATTGGTTGCAACCTCACGAAGGAAACATCATTGAGTTCCTCTTTGCAAACCGTGCCTACCAGATTGCGCCCATGCCTGCCGCAGCAAACGTCTGA
- a CDS encoding carboxypeptidase-like regulatory domain-containing protein, producing the protein MKRFAAFFGMLAMTMTVAVAQDSNVKLNDHLTVPQWVNPAVEGELSGRLILPSADGSSETIAEATVVMTDASGKTIRTQTNESGEFTFADVAPGVYALSARADGIFACCAMHVVSDEMASSEVFPKTAEIAAAGIDYSIIKTSIIRYLPPAGKDSLTSIAKADLKSISSQVVGENLFRVAQNNGGMKGRIHMAGAEGQKLTDAGLLNIFLIHDGETIDRVVSNRDGSFEFANVDAGEYSILAIGLSGLGMAGFELVDEATANADTAMVNNKGETFVGFGSNDCCCCCTQFAMQVAPLPMAIEACNEVIIQESVVVEEGIVEDGMIVEDGLVADGFGGAVDAFGNPVDAFGNPIGGGGFAGGGYGGGFAGGGGGYGGGGFGGGLGGIASLAGLGIVAAALDDDDNNNVFPPQPASPAIP; encoded by the coding sequence ATGAAACGCTTTGCTGCCTTTTTCGGCATGCTCGCAATGACGATGACCGTCGCCGTTGCTCAAGATTCGAACGTCAAACTCAACGACCACCTCACCGTTCCCCAGTGGGTCAACCCAGCCGTGGAAGGTGAACTTTCGGGTCGCTTGATTCTGCCTTCGGCAGATGGTTCGTCGGAAACGATCGCGGAAGCAACTGTCGTGATGACCGATGCGTCTGGTAAGACGATCCGCACTCAAACGAATGAATCAGGTGAATTCACGTTCGCCGACGTCGCTCCTGGTGTCTATGCATTGTCCGCTCGTGCCGACGGCATCTTCGCTTGCTGTGCCATGCACGTCGTCAGCGACGAAATGGCCTCTTCCGAAGTCTTCCCGAAGACCGCAGAGATTGCGGCAGCGGGAATCGACTACTCGATCATCAAGACTTCGATCATTCGTTACTTGCCACCTGCTGGCAAAGACAGCCTGACTTCGATCGCGAAAGCCGACTTGAAGAGCATCTCGAGCCAAGTCGTGGGCGAGAACCTCTTCCGCGTCGCTCAAAACAACGGTGGCATGAAAGGCCGCATCCACATGGCTGGTGCGGAAGGTCAAAAATTGACCGACGCCGGTCTGTTGAACATTTTCTTGATCCACGACGGCGAAACCATTGACCGTGTTGTCAGCAACCGCGATGGCTCATTCGAGTTCGCAAATGTGGATGCTGGCGAATACTCGATCTTGGCAATTGGCCTGTCCGGATTGGGCATGGCTGGTTTCGAACTGGTCGACGAAGCAACCGCGAATGCCGACACCGCGATGGTGAATAACAAAGGCGAAACGTTTGTTGGATTCGGAAGCAACGATTGCTGCTGCTGTTGCACGCAGTTCGCCATGCAGGTCGCTCCATTGCCAATGGCCATCGAAGCCTGCAATGAAGTCATCATCCAAGAGTCAGTCGTCGTCGAAGAAGGCATTGTCGAAGACGGCATGATCGTTGAGGACGGTTTGGTTGCAGATGGCTTCGGCGGTGCGGTCGACGCCTTCGGCAATCCTGTCGATGCATTCGGTAACCCAATCGGTGGCGGTGGATTCGCCGGTGGTGGTTACGGCGGCGGATTCGCTGGCGGAGGCGGCGGCTACGGTGGTGGAGGCTTCGGCGGCGGATTGGGCGGAATCGCCTCGCTGGCTGGTCTCGGCATCGTTGCAGCAGCGTTGGATGACGATGACAACAACAACGTCTTCCCACCTCAACCTGCTAGCCCAGCTATCCCCTGA